In one Bacteroidota bacterium genomic region, the following are encoded:
- a CDS encoding penicillin-binding transpeptidase domain-containing protein, protein MTRLHVVFVLLALLPVAVLGKMVHIHLTDGPELRKVFAAQANTVEVLPATRGSIYDAGGRALAVNTARYEVALDPTVAGFSERADEFFATLAEVTGRGEQAWRQRVNGRSSPQYVLLARSMSQGAVEQLRALGVPGLIAKGDYGRRYTYGSLAAHLLGHVDPDLHGKAGLELQYNELLKGTPGHRSIQRDRRGGVHTVVGGRATEPEAGQDLVLTIDLVRQSILEAELARGVQEAGAAWGTAIAMDVHTGAILGMANVPTYDPNRPGGVTEASRRNHAIADQIEPGSTFKLVSAIAAIEDQAIALADTVETGQGYVRLAGHDFNDSHGYGTITFAEAIAKSSNVAFVRVAEAMDDGALYQVARNLGFGQRTWIDLPGETAGVLRRPEDWSRSTKHSMSIGYSVAVTPLQMLTAYAALANGGLLVSPYLVQQRLDLRGRVLWDADEMGRDSVRRAFDAETAAALMPAFEQVVAEDGTAQRAAVDGLRIAGKTGTARTVVDGRYARAYRATFVGVFPADQPEVALLVLMDRPENGYYGGAAAAPVFARVAERWIGTFPSIAAHVAPPGTLPDRDTTIVPPVEAMPARLAERRLLADGLWVRRGRGLDDWQPVTEQTPTADARQRAGRPVRLASTVGPVARTEEATMPDLTGLSARQATSWLAALGVAVRLDGSGAVRRQDPEPGAALPRAALLTCR, encoded by the coding sequence GTGACCCGCCTGCACGTCGTGTTCGTGCTGCTGGCTCTGCTGCCGGTAGCCGTGCTCGGCAAGATGGTCCACATCCACCTGACGGATGGCCCGGAACTGCGCAAGGTGTTCGCAGCCCAGGCCAACACGGTCGAGGTCCTGCCCGCCACGCGCGGCTCGATCTACGATGCCGGAGGCCGCGCGCTCGCCGTCAACACGGCGCGCTACGAGGTCGCCCTCGACCCGACCGTGGCCGGGTTCTCCGAGCGGGCCGACGAGTTCTTCGCGACGCTGGCTGAGGTGACCGGCCGCGGCGAGCAGGCGTGGCGGCAGCGGGTAAACGGGCGGTCGAGTCCCCAGTACGTCCTCCTTGCGCGGTCCATGAGCCAGGGTGCGGTCGAGCAACTCCGGGCGCTCGGCGTGCCGGGGCTGATTGCGAAGGGCGACTACGGGCGGCGCTACACCTACGGCTCGCTCGCAGCGCACCTCCTCGGTCACGTCGACCCCGACCTGCACGGCAAGGCAGGCCTTGAACTCCAGTACAACGAGCTCCTTAAGGGTACGCCGGGCCATCGGTCGATCCAACGGGACCGTAGAGGCGGCGTGCACACGGTCGTCGGTGGCCGTGCGACCGAGCCGGAGGCTGGCCAGGACCTCGTGCTCACCATCGACCTCGTGCGGCAGTCGATCCTCGAAGCCGAGCTAGCCCGCGGTGTGCAGGAGGCTGGCGCGGCCTGGGGCACCGCCATTGCGATGGACGTGCACACCGGCGCCATCCTCGGCATGGCCAACGTGCCGACCTATGACCCGAACCGTCCCGGCGGGGTCACGGAGGCGTCCCGGCGCAACCACGCCATCGCCGACCAGATCGAGCCCGGCTCGACGTTCAAGCTCGTCTCGGCCATCGCCGCGATCGAAGACCAGGCCATCGCGCTCGCCGACACCGTCGAGACGGGGCAGGGCTACGTCCGCCTCGCTGGGCACGACTTCAACGATTCGCATGGCTACGGCACGATCACCTTCGCCGAGGCCATCGCCAAGTCGTCGAACGTCGCCTTCGTTCGGGTCGCCGAGGCAATGGACGACGGAGCACTCTACCAGGTCGCACGCAACCTCGGCTTCGGCCAACGCACGTGGATCGACCTGCCTGGTGAGACGGCAGGCGTGCTCCGCCGCCCTGAGGACTGGAGTCGCTCGACCAAGCACTCGATGAGCATTGGCTACAGCGTGGCTGTGACGCCGCTTCAGATGCTCACCGCCTATGCTGCGCTTGCCAACGGCGGCCTGCTTGTCAGTCCATACCTCGTTCAGCAGCGCCTCGATCTGCGGGGGCGCGTGTTGTGGGATGCCGACGAGATGGGCCGCGACTCCGTGCGCCGCGCCTTCGACGCCGAGACGGCCGCCGCGCTGATGCCTGCGTTCGAGCAGGTCGTCGCCGAGGACGGCACGGCCCAGCGCGCCGCCGTGGACGGCCTCCGCATCGCGGGCAAGACGGGCACCGCCCGCACGGTCGTAGACGGCCGCTATGCCCGCGCGTACCGCGCTACGTTCGTGGGCGTCTTCCCCGCCGACCAGCCGGAAGTCGCGCTGCTCGTCCTGATGGATCGCCCCGAAAACGGCTACTATGGCGGCGCTGCGGCGGCTCCTGTGTTTGCGCGCGTCGCCGAGCGCTGGATTGGGACGTTCCCGAGCATCGCCGCACACGTCGCGCCGCCAGGCACGCTGCCCGATCGCGACACGACCATCGTGCCGCCTGTGGAAGCGATGCCTGCACGCCTCGCCGAGCGTCGCCTCCTCGCCGATGGCCTTTGGGTGCGCCGCGGTCGCGGTCTCGACGACTGGCAGCCGGTCACCGAGCAGACGCCCACCGCCGACGCACGCCAGCGCGCCGGTCGTCCTGTGCGACTCGCCTCGACAGTCGGGCCTGTGGCTCGCACCGAAGAAGCAACCATGCCCGACCTCACGGGCTTGAGCGCGCGCCAGGCTACCAGTTGGCTCGCCGCGCTCGGCGTCGCCGTCCGCCTCGATGGCAGCGGCGCTGTCCGCCGCCAGGACCCCGAGCCTGGTGCGGCGCTGCCGCGCGCGGCGCTGCTCACCTGCCGCTAG
- the rsmH gene encoding 16S rRNA (cytosine(1402)-N(4))-methyltransferase RsmH — translation MPRPPRRSARRSSKARASQAAPSAPQPYATSYHAPVLVEAVVDLLVTDPAGVYVDGTLGGGGHTAALLDRLGPGGRVVGIDQDADAIREATVRIQQQRITELQSGHPAPAGASAAAKADPSATPSRFVALRGNFEAMPALLADAGIAPGSVTGILLDLGVSSHQFDVPERGFMFRADGPLDMRMDDRAPQTAAALVNESDVQAIADLLRAFGEEPRAWRIAQEVARRRPLQTTGDLADAVRAAVPTKDEVKSLARVFQALRIAVNDELGVLDRALEASLDLLAVGGRLAVLSYHSLEDRRVKQFLKSGTLDGKLKRDLLGNALTPWKVVTRKPIEASDAEVAANPRARSARLRVGEHVGRPTPKSLPPLLF, via the coding sequence ATGCCCCGTCCACCGCGCCGCTCGGCCCGCCGCTCCTCCAAGGCTCGTGCCTCGCAGGCGGCGCCGTCTGCGCCCCAGCCCTACGCGACCAGCTATCACGCGCCCGTCCTCGTGGAGGCGGTGGTGGACCTGCTCGTGACGGACCCGGCAGGCGTTTACGTAGACGGCACCCTGGGTGGCGGCGGGCACACGGCCGCCCTCCTCGACCGGCTCGGCCCTGGGGGCCGCGTCGTCGGGATCGACCAGGACGCCGACGCGATCCGCGAGGCGACCGTCCGCATCCAGCAGCAACGCATCACCGAACTCCAGTCGGGCCACCCCGCCCCGGCGGGGGCGTCGGCTGCCGCCAAGGCCGACCCCTCCGCTACCCCTTCGCGCTTCGTGGCGCTCCGTGGCAACTTCGAGGCGATGCCCGCCCTTCTCGCTGACGCTGGGATCGCGCCTGGCTCGGTGACGGGCATCCTCCTCGATCTCGGCGTCTCGTCGCACCAGTTCGACGTGCCCGAGCGCGGCTTCATGTTCCGCGCTGATGGGCCGCTCGACATGCGGATGGACGACCGCGCGCCGCAGACGGCTGCCGCCCTCGTGAACGAGTCGGACGTGCAGGCAATCGCGGACCTGCTGCGCGCCTTTGGCGAGGAGCCCCGTGCCTGGCGCATCGCGCAGGAGGTCGCGCGCCGCCGTCCGCTCCAGACTACCGGCGACCTTGCCGACGCCGTCCGCGCGGCCGTGCCGACGAAGGACGAGGTCAAGAGCCTCGCCCGCGTCTTCCAGGCCCTCCGCATTGCGGTCAACGACGAACTCGGCGTGCTTGACCGCGCCCTCGAAGCGAGCCTCGACCTCCTCGCCGTTGGCGGACGGCTGGCGGTGCTGAGCTACCACTCGCTCGAAGACCGCCGCGTGAAGCAGTTCCTCAAGAGCGGCACCCTCGACGGCAAGCTGAAGCGCGACCTGCTCGGCAACGCGCTCACGCCGTGGAAGGTCGTCACGCGCAAGCCCATCGAGGCGAGCGACGCCGAGGTCGCCGCCAACCCGCGCGCCCGCAGCGCCCGCCTCCGCGTGGGCGAGCATGTCGGCCGCCCGACGCCGAAGTCCCTCCCGCCCCTGCTCTTTTAA
- a CDS encoding division/cell wall cluster transcriptional repressor MraZ translates to MPRFKGQDECKIDDKGRVAVPSKMRSVFNPEAHNTVVLVPGPDSHIRLYPADTWEEVEAGLVEKMNTSNPKHRRTLRSILRFADEQTLDSQGRIRISNDLMNYAGLSTSSPALFIGVLNYVEIWSPDHMTEEEAVESPADLYNEVAADFDMGSLF, encoded by the coding sequence ATGCCTCGTTTCAAGGGCCAAGACGAATGCAAGATCGACGACAAGGGCCGCGTGGCCGTGCCGTCGAAGATGCGCTCTGTCTTCAACCCCGAGGCGCACAACACGGTCGTGCTCGTCCCCGGACCCGACTCGCACATCCGCCTCTACCCCGCTGACACGTGGGAGGAGGTCGAAGCGGGCTTGGTCGAAAAGATGAACACGTCGAACCCCAAGCACCGCCGCACCCTCCGCAGCATCCTCCGCTTCGCCGACGAGCAGACCCTCGACAGCCAGGGCCGCATCCGCATCAGCAACGACCTCATGAACTACGCCGGCCTCAGCACCAGCTCCCCGGCGCTCTTCATCGGCGTGCTCAACTACGTCGAGATCTGGAGCCCGGACCACATGACCGAGGAGGAAGCCGTCGAGTCGCCCGCCGACCTCTACAACGAAGTCGCCGCCGACTTCGATATGGGCAGCCTCTTCTAG
- a CDS encoding putative peptidoglycan glycosyltransferase FtsW: MLSSLSHSIQHTLARRTDRWFLLTVFALAATSVFTVFSASAYLVETKMGGAADAFLFRQLLRVGAALVVMGVASMIDYRWLAKGSLAFLVVAIGLLVAVQIAGEASGGAQRWLDFAGVSVQPSDLAKVALILHIAKLLAQKQAYIQDFARAYVPLVLWIGLTLALIGMEDLSTALIVFCAVGAMCLIGRVRLLHLSGTGALVLVLAFAFLASSPERAKRLEAWTGVKMFSNTEEAEVFDDQAEGYQARQARIAVAVGGLTGVGPGKSVQRDFLPAPYNDFIFAIIAEEYGLLGATVLLALFFALLFRGFLRIARGAPDPFGLFLAAGLTTALVLYGFVNAGVASGLLPVTGLPMPFVSYGGSSTVATGLMVGILLNVARHSVGTPGGTTARASLAKRRGSR, translated from the coding sequence TTGCTCTCCTCCCTCTCCCATAGCATCCAACACACGCTGGCCCGGCGGACCGACCGCTGGTTCCTGCTGACCGTGTTCGCGCTGGCGGCGACGAGCGTGTTCACGGTGTTCAGCGCGAGCGCCTATCTCGTGGAGACGAAGATGGGCGGGGCCGCCGATGCGTTCCTGTTCCGGCAGTTGCTGCGCGTGGGTGCGGCGCTGGTCGTGATGGGCGTCGCGTCGATGATCGACTACCGGTGGCTGGCCAAAGGCTCGCTGGCGTTTCTCGTCGTGGCGATTGGGCTGCTCGTGGCGGTGCAGATCGCGGGCGAGGCGTCGGGCGGGGCGCAGCGCTGGCTCGACTTCGCGGGCGTGTCCGTGCAGCCGTCTGACCTCGCGAAGGTGGCGCTCATCCTGCACATCGCGAAGCTGCTGGCCCAAAAGCAGGCCTACATCCAGGACTTCGCGCGTGCCTACGTGCCGCTCGTGCTGTGGATCGGCCTCACGCTCGCGCTCATCGGGATGGAAGACCTCTCAACGGCGCTCATCGTGTTCTGCGCGGTCGGCGCGATGTGTCTGATCGGACGCGTGCGGCTGCTGCACCTCAGCGGGACCGGCGCGCTGGTGCTCGTGCTCGCGTTCGCGTTTCTGGCGTCGTCGCCGGAGCGGGCGAAGCGGCTGGAGGCGTGGACGGGCGTCAAGATGTTCTCGAACACGGAGGAGGCCGAGGTCTTCGACGACCAGGCCGAAGGCTACCAGGCGCGGCAGGCGCGCATCGCCGTGGCCGTGGGCGGGCTCACCGGCGTCGGCCCTGGCAAGAGTGTCCAGCGCGACTTCCTCCCCGCGCCGTACAACGACTTCATCTTTGCCATCATCGCCGAGGAGTATGGCTTGCTCGGCGCGACCGTGCTGCTAGCGCTCTTCTTCGCGCTGCTCTTCCGCGGCTTCCTGCGCATTGCCCGAGGCGCGCCGGACCCGTTTGGGCTCTTTCTCGCCGCCGGTCTGACGACGGCGCTCGTGCTCTATGGCTTCGTCAACGCGGGCGTGGCGAGCGGGCTGCTCCCTGTCACGGGTCTGCCGATGCCGTTCGTGTCGTACGGCGGCTCGTCGACCGTGGCGACCGGCCTGATGGTGGGCATCCTCCTCAACGTCGCGCGGCACTCTGTTGGAACTCCTGGGGGAACCACCGCGAGGGCATCGCTCGCTAAGCGCAGAGGGAGCCGATGA
- the mraY gene encoding phospho-N-acetylmuramoyl-pentapeptide-transferase: MLYALFEWLEAAYQPPGFQAVQFITVRATLAAVTALLVALFAGKRIIRLLRRRQLGETVRTGEDAGVVSHAHKAGTPTMGGTIILLALFSAVLLWGDLTNVYVLLALFGTGWMGALGFADDYIKTIKKNKDGLSEKAKLIAQVTFGAVLGTTLYFHPDTAEFGSMTSLPLVANGVIDYDVLSPLLNSLGWGIDVGWAIYIVVVTFILTGVSNAVNLTDGLDGLAAGTSAFVAAGLVVLCYISGNALLADFLNEIFLPGSGELTIFAAAVTAACFGFLWYNSHPAQVFMGDTGSLALGAAIGAMAIMIRKELLLPILCGIFFLETLSVILQTSYFKWTKKRTGEGKRIFRMAPLHHHYEAMGIHESKIVIRFWIVTAILVIVTFLTLRLQ; the protein is encoded by the coding sequence ATGCTCTACGCTCTGTTCGAATGGCTCGAAGCCGCCTACCAGCCTCCAGGCTTCCAGGCGGTCCAGTTCATCACCGTCCGCGCGACGCTCGCGGCGGTGACGGCGCTCCTCGTCGCGCTGTTTGCTGGGAAGCGGATCATCCGGCTGCTACGCCGTAGGCAACTCGGCGAGACCGTACGGACGGGTGAAGACGCCGGTGTCGTGAGCCACGCCCACAAAGCCGGAACGCCGACGATGGGCGGGACCATCATCCTGCTCGCGCTCTTCTCGGCGGTGCTGCTCTGGGGCGACCTCACCAACGTTTATGTCCTGCTCGCGCTCTTCGGGACCGGATGGATGGGCGCGCTCGGCTTTGCCGACGACTACATCAAGACGATCAAGAAGAACAAGGACGGGCTCTCGGAGAAGGCCAAGCTCATCGCCCAGGTCACCTTCGGCGCGGTGCTCGGGACGACGCTCTACTTCCACCCCGACACCGCCGAGTTCGGGTCGATGACGAGCCTCCCGCTCGTCGCCAACGGCGTGATCGACTACGACGTCCTTTCGCCGCTGCTCAATTCGCTAGGGTGGGGCATCGACGTGGGCTGGGCGATCTACATCGTCGTCGTGACCTTTATCCTCACGGGCGTCTCCAACGCGGTCAACCTCACGGACGGCCTCGACGGCCTCGCCGCCGGGACGAGCGCCTTCGTCGCCGCCGGGCTCGTCGTCCTCTGCTACATCTCGGGCAATGCGCTCCTCGCCGACTTCCTCAACGAGATCTTTCTGCCAGGCTCAGGCGAATTGACCATCTTCGCGGCTGCCGTGACCGCCGCCTGCTTCGGGTTCTTGTGGTACAACAGCCACCCGGCGCAGGTCTTCATGGGCGACACCGGGAGCCTGGCGCTCGGCGCGGCCATCGGCGCAATGGCGATTATGATCCGCAAGGAGCTGCTGCTGCCGATCCTCTGCGGCATCTTCTTCCTGGAGACGCTCAGCGTGATCCTCCAGACGAGCTACTTCAAGTGGACAAAGAAGCGCACCGGCGAGGGCAAACGCATCTTCCGGATGGCCCCGCTCCACCACCACTATGAGGCAATGGGCATCCACGAATCGAAGATCGTGATCCGCTTCTGGATCGTGACCGCGATTCTGGTGATCGTGACCTTCCTGACGCTGAGGCTCCAATGA
- a CDS encoding S24 family peptidase has translation MRRPTTERQTQVYEFIRDFMRAHGTPPTLREIGDGLSIRSSNAVFKLLHALETKGLILREPGAARGIRIVNPDEDPLSETQVPSLPIISRVSSDEPDRLRLRPRGAMFVDEALLDGHEPEACLIGRTGDDGLASEGIWRGDLLVVAQTPLRQLADGEIVAALVGETFLARQFMSRLDRFILRAAGRSYDPIPSFEGDPECYVIGRVVSVLRKM, from the coding sequence ATGCGCCGCCCTACTACCGAGCGTCAGACGCAAGTCTACGAATTCATCCGCGACTTTATGCGCGCGCATGGCACGCCCCCCACGCTCCGCGAGATCGGCGACGGTCTCTCGATCCGCTCCTCAAACGCGGTGTTCAAACTACTCCATGCGTTGGAGACGAAGGGCCTCATCCTCCGCGAGCCCGGAGCGGCCCGCGGCATCCGAATCGTCAACCCCGATGAGGACCCGCTGTCCGAGACCCAGGTCCCGAGCCTTCCCATCATCAGCCGGGTGTCCAGCGACGAACCAGACCGCCTCCGTCTTCGTCCACGCGGCGCGATGTTCGTGGACGAGGCCCTGCTCGACGGCCACGAGCCCGAGGCGTGTCTGATCGGACGCACCGGCGATGATGGCTTAGCTTCGGAAGGCATCTGGCGCGGCGACCTCCTGGTTGTAGCTCAGACTCCGCTTCGCCAGCTAGCCGACGGCGAGATCGTGGCTGCGCTCGTCGGCGAGACGTTCCTGGCCCGCCAGTTCATGAGCCGCCTCGACCGCTTTATCCTGCGTGCGGCGGGGCGCTCCTACGACCCCATCCCCTCGTTCGAGGGTGACCCCGAGTGCTACGTCATCGGGCGCGTCGTGAGCGTGCTGCGGAAGATGTAG
- a CDS encoding UDP-N-acetylmuramoyl-L-alanyl-D-glutamate--2,6-diaminopimelate ligase: MSTPPSGARAPRSFSRFTISDAVAAIQGTEALHSVPAAASISMARPSSSPASLAGAAMDSPLSRICFDSRAVEPGSLFVAIRGEQADGHLFIDTAVHNGALAVVYDDPAYGPERFAGGVLPDASGSDTAMNDMAASIREGQPASAVFIRATDARAALAGVSGAYHGHPSQDLLLAGVTGTNGKTTTSYLLYALFEQLGRTSGLIGTIENRIGREVVAATHTTPDPVALQALFRRMVDDGCGACAMEVSSHALDQERVRGTDFDAALFTNLTHDHLDYHGNFENYWLAKKKLFDALKPEGRAIVNRDDIAWAAMVAGTPARVTTYGFHEDAHVRVELVRNALGGLRLRFEDWQGERHERTFKLAGRFNALNLAAAYATCLSLELADPDTLLDALAAVPPVPGRFETITSAEGIVAVVDYAHTPDALENVLATTRAMLDTPTSEQGEQTDARLTVVFGCGGDRDRTKRPAMGAIAERLADRVVLTSDNPRTEDPQAILTDILGGLTRPGAATVIADRAEALQTALADARPCDVVVIAGKGHEPYQIVGTSTRHFDDREHVRRVFADLA; encoded by the coding sequence GTGAGCACTCCCCCCAGCGGCGCCCGCGCCCCTCGTTCTTTTTCTCGATTCACCATCTCCGACGCGGTCGCCGCGATCCAAGGCACGGAGGCCCTCCACTCCGTGCCGGCGGCCGCTTCTATTTCGATGGCCCGTCCCTCGTCGAGCCCTGCCTCACTGGCTGGGGCCGCGATGGACTCCCCGCTCTCCCGCATCTGCTTCGACAGCCGGGCGGTGGAGCCGGGTAGCCTCTTCGTCGCGATTCGCGGCGAGCAGGCCGACGGGCATCTGTTCATTGACACAGCTGTGCACAACGGGGCCCTAGCGGTCGTCTACGACGATCCAGCCTACGGCCCCGAGCGATTCGCCGGGGGCGTCCTGCCCGACGCCTCCGGCTCCGATACTGCTATGAATGACATGGCAGCGAGTATCCGGGAGGGCCAACCGGCCAGCGCCGTGTTCATCCGCGCTACTGACGCGCGGGCGGCGCTGGCCGGGGTCTCCGGGGCCTACCACGGGCACCCCTCGCAGGACCTGCTCCTCGCAGGCGTGACCGGGACGAACGGCAAGACGACGACCTCGTACCTCCTCTACGCGCTCTTCGAGCAACTCGGACGCACGAGCGGCCTCATCGGCACCATCGAGAACCGCATCGGGCGCGAGGTGGTCGCGGCGACCCACACGACGCCGGACCCGGTGGCGCTGCAGGCACTCTTCCGCCGCATGGTGGACGACGGCTGCGGCGCCTGCGCGATGGAGGTGTCCTCGCACGCGCTCGACCAGGAGCGCGTCCGCGGCACCGACTTCGACGCGGCGCTCTTCACCAACCTGACCCACGACCACCTCGATTACCACGGGAACTTCGAGAACTACTGGCTGGCGAAGAAGAAGCTCTTCGACGCCCTCAAGCCCGAAGGCCGCGCCATCGTCAACCGCGACGACATCGCCTGGGCGGCGATGGTGGCTGGGACCCCTGCGCGCGTGACGACCTACGGCTTCCACGAGGACGCCCACGTCCGTGTCGAACTCGTCCGCAACGCCCTCGGCGGGCTGCGGCTGCGGTTCGAAGACTGGCAGGGCGAGCGGCACGAACGGACGTTCAAGCTAGCGGGACGGTTCAACGCGCTCAATCTCGCTGCGGCCTATGCCACCTGTCTGTCACTAGAGCTGGCCGACCCTGACACGCTCCTCGATGCGCTCGCCGCCGTGCCGCCCGTGCCGGGCCGCTTCGAGACGATTACCTCCGCCGAGGGCATCGTCGCCGTCGTGGACTATGCCCACACGCCCGACGCGCTGGAGAACGTGCTCGCCACCACCCGCGCGATGCTCGACACCCCCACGTCAGAACAGGGCGAGCAGACCGACGCCCGCCTCACCGTCGTTTTTGGCTGCGGGGGCGACCGCGACCGCACCAAGCGCCCCGCCATGGGCGCGATCGCCGAGCGGCTTGCCGACCGCGTCGTCCTCACGAGCGACAACCCCCGCACCGAGGACCCGCAGGCGATCCTCACTGACATTCTGGGAGGGCTAACTCGGCCCGGGGCTGCGACCGTAATCGCAGACCGGGCCGAAGCTCTCCAGACCGCCCTCGCCGACGCCCGCCCCTGCGACGTGGTCGTGATCGCGGGCAAGGGCCACGAGCCCTACCAGATCGTCGGCACCTCGACGCGCCACTTCGACGACCGTGAACACGTCCGTCGCGTCTTCGCCGACCTGGCCTGA
- the murD gene encoding UDP-N-acetylmuramoyl-L-alanine--D-glutamate ligase, translating into MSDLLGRESWVAGPGADVGGRRVTVIGAARSGLAAAKLFAAKGADVFLTEQGMLPEAVAADLTARGIAYEDDGHTARAINADFFVVSPGVPTEAPLIQEALKQDLPVYSEVEAASWFANGPIAAITGTNGKTTTTSLLGFIVQQSIAQQSIAQNDAAPSGRRVAIAGNIGRAFADAVLASMNGEGDGAETTYVLEVSSFQLDHVATFRPKAAVLLNVTPDHLNRYQHSYERYVAAKLRLFESQQPGDWLIYNHDDALVRDHALRIAAEQGMTPYAFSIDAEVPRGAFVRDDQIVLRLPTDAPASNAAAQPTDSSTPPHPSSPTDSVLTDTVLMDTRDLALRGRHNLYNSLAAAITARAIEIRSDVIRESLMSFEGVPHRLETVRSVGGVRFVNDSKATNVNAVWYALESFSEPIVLIAGGRDKGNDYEPIKALVKERVKAVIGLGESGDKVLLELGDLADTSARAYTMEEAVQYARLLADPSDVVLLSPACASFDMYANYEERGDDFKRLVHSL; encoded by the coding sequence ATGAGTGATCTCCTCGGTCGAGAGTCGTGGGTCGCGGGTCCGGGAGCCGACGTTGGAGGCCGTCGGGTTACGGTCATCGGCGCGGCGCGGAGCGGGCTGGCCGCGGCGAAGCTGTTCGCGGCGAAGGGCGCGGACGTGTTCCTTACGGAGCAGGGCATGCTGCCCGAAGCCGTCGCGGCCGATCTCACCGCGCGAGGCATCGCCTACGAGGACGACGGCCACACTGCGCGCGCTATCAACGCCGACTTTTTCGTGGTCTCGCCGGGCGTGCCGACCGAGGCCCCGCTCATCCAGGAGGCGCTGAAGCAGGACCTGCCGGTCTATTCCGAAGTCGAGGCCGCCTCGTGGTTCGCGAACGGCCCTATCGCCGCGATCACCGGGACGAACGGCAAGACGACCACCACCAGTCTTCTGGGCTTCATCGTCCAGCAGAGTATCGCCCAGCAGAGTATCGCCCAGAACGACGCTGCGCCCTCGGGCCGCCGGGTCGCCATCGCGGGCAACATCGGCCGCGCCTTCGCCGACGCCGTGCTCGCGTCCATGAACGGGGAGGGCGACGGCGCCGAGACTACCTACGTCCTCGAAGTCTCCAGCTTCCAGCTCGACCACGTCGCCACGTTCCGCCCGAAGGCGGCCGTGCTGCTCAACGTCACGCCCGACCACCTCAATCGCTACCAGCACAGCTACGAGCGCTACGTCGCCGCCAAGCTCCGGCTCTTCGAGAGCCAGCAGCCCGGCGACTGGCTCATCTACAACCACGACGACGCCCTCGTCCGCGACCACGCCCTGCGCATTGCCGCAGAACAAGGCATGACGCCCTACGCCTTCAGCATCGACGCCGAGGTGCCGCGCGGCGCCTTCGTCCGCGACGACCAGATCGTCCTCCGCCTGCCAACCGACGCCCCTGCTTCAAACGCCGCCGCACAGCCGACCGACTCCAGCACCCCGCCTCACCCCTCCTCGCCCACCGACTCCGTTCTCACGGACACCGTTCTTATGGACACGCGCGATCTCGCCCTTAGGGGCCGCCACAACCTCTACAACTCCTTGGCCGCCGCCATCACGGCGCGCGCCATCGAGATCCGCTCGGACGTGATCCGCGAGAGCCTCATGTCGTTCGAGGGCGTCCCGCACCGGCTGGAGACGGTCCGGTCGGTCGGCGGCGTGCGCTTCGTCAACGACTCCAAGGCGACGAACGTAAACGCGGTCTGGTACGCGCTCGAAAGCTTCTCCGAGCCCATCGTGCTGATCGCGGGCGGGCGCGACAAGGGCAACGACTACGAGCCGATCAAGGCGCTCGTGAAGGAGCGTGTCAAGGCCGTCATCGGACTGGGCGAGAGTGGCGACAAGGTGCTGCTGGAACTGGGCGACCTCGCCGACACGAGCGCGCGCGCCTACACGATGGAGGAGGCCGTCCAGTACGCCCGCCTCCTCGCCGACCCCAGCGACGTGGTCCTCCTCAGCCCGGCCTGCGCCTCCTTCGACATGTACGCCAACTACGAGGAGCGCGGCGACGACTTCAAACGCCTCGTCCACTCGCTATGA
- a CDS encoding LytTR family DNA-binding domain-containing protein, producing the protein MLRAVLVDDEPLARTRMRMLLAEAEQEVEVIGEAGSGREAVPLIYETKPDVLFLDIQMPVLDGFDVLDLLAPPRPHVVFVTAYDEFALRAFEVHALDYLTKPVRAERLARSLSRVAAMVAAGTPDAALDGFRAERVGAPVHRLTLRAGRSLRVAEVGEVLAFEAREKLVFARHAGRDYPVDFTIQELETRLPAERFVRVHRAVIVNVEAMRELLPWFSGTYRLRLKDGTEVPVSRRRVRTLKARLGG; encoded by the coding sequence ATGCTGCGTGCCGTCCTGGTCGACGATGAGCCGCTGGCGCGGACGCGGATGCGGATGTTGCTCGCCGAGGCTGAGCAAGAGGTCGAGGTGATCGGCGAGGCAGGCTCCGGCCGCGAGGCGGTGCCGCTCATCTACGAGACCAAGCCCGACGTGCTCTTCCTCGACATCCAGATGCCCGTCCTCGACGGCTTCGACGTGCTCGACCTGCTCGCGCCGCCGCGCCCGCACGTCGTCTTTGTGACGGCCTACGACGAGTTCGCCCTGCGCGCCTTCGAGGTGCATGCGCTCGACTATCTCACGAAGCCCGTCCGCGCTGAGCGCTTAGCGCGGTCGCTCTCGCGCGTGGCCGCGATGGTCGCCGCCGGTACGCCCGACGCGGCGCTCGACGGCTTCCGGGCGGAGCGAGTCGGCGCTCCGGTGCACCGGCTCACGCTGCGGGCTGGCCGCTCGCTGCGGGTGGCGGAGGTTGGCGAGGTGCTGGCGTTCGAGGCGCGCGAGAAGCTCGTCTTCGCACGCCACGCTGGACGCGACTACCCCGTCGACTTCACGATCCAGGAGCTAGAGACGCGGCTGCCCGCCGAGCGCTTCGTGCGCGTCCACCGCGCCGTGATCGTCAACGTCGAAGCGATGCGAGAACTGCTGCCGTGGTTCAGCGGGACGTACCGGCTGCGGCTCAAGGACGGTACTGAGGTGCCGGTCTCGCGTCGCCGCGTCCGCACGCTCAAAGCGCGGCTCGGCGGGTGA